Proteins encoded in a region of the Dethiosulfovibrio russensis genome:
- a CDS encoding methylmalonyl-CoA mutase family protein → MEERENPKPFPAVTFDEFSPTSYEEWRKEAEAALKGAPFERRLLTRTYEDITLEPIYRMEDIENLTEPLTLPGTPDYLRGTDRRGYMDRPWSIAQAIDEYLPEEANKAVRKELSGGSNSIHLVLNQSTRDCVESSDRYDTRGLSLATLKDVDDLLNDLDLTTYPIHLFTGASSAPMLGLMSARAVAQGKRDSLRSRQGCIGADPIGTLAGSGHLSCPMDELMDEMALSIQWSRKSAPELKTVLIRGDVYHDGGANCVQELACSMATGIAYIRAMVIRGIDVDHIASQIRFSFPVGANFFMEIAKLRAARMFWSRIVRSFGGKDESAKIDLFASTSRFTQTVYDPYVNVLRGTTQAFSAVIGGADSLWVRRFDDPIRTGTEQSRRISRNIQVLLQNEFNLRQPIDPAGGSWYVEKLTDQVYRKSWEYMQEIERSGGILEALRSGKVQDNVAGVLKSRLEKLDRRSDRSVGTNAYANVTEKPLDESPRSDRDVRSVRKKAISEYRELTDELHREKTLSAILDSIGGEPGAFMKALIEAFMAGATLSEIRHILDDGFQGDIRVRPIAPHRWTEKFEKLRRRTEDFAIRKGGFKIFLAGMGPLKQHKARSDFSASFMEVANFEVIRNDGFDTIEEAVRTASESGAAVTVICSSDESYPDLVPPLAKALKENRPEMKVLLAGAPAPEFKEIYENSGVDDFIHVRANCFEILESLQRTGGMFQ, encoded by the coding sequence ATGGAAGAACGGGAAAACCCTAAGCCGTTTCCCGCCGTAACTTTCGACGAGTTCTCCCCGACCAGCTACGAAGAGTGGAGAAAGGAAGCGGAGGCAGCTCTGAAGGGAGCCCCATTCGAGAGACGGCTGCTTACCAGGACATACGAGGACATTACTCTGGAACCGATCTACCGAATGGAGGACATCGAGAATCTGACAGAGCCTCTCACCCTGCCGGGGACCCCCGATTATCTAAGGGGAACGGACCGTAGAGGCTACATGGATCGTCCCTGGTCCATAGCCCAGGCCATCGACGAATACCTGCCGGAGGAGGCCAACAAGGCTGTTAGGAAAGAACTCTCAGGAGGTTCGAACTCCATACATCTGGTGCTCAACCAATCTACCAGGGACTGCGTGGAGAGCTCCGATCGATACGATACCAGAGGGCTATCCCTGGCAACCCTGAAGGACGTCGACGACCTGTTGAACGACCTGGATCTGACGACCTATCCGATTCACCTTTTCACAGGTGCCTCCAGCGCTCCCATGTTGGGACTTATGTCGGCCAGGGCGGTGGCGCAGGGCAAGAGGGACTCTTTGAGATCTCGACAGGGGTGCATAGGAGCGGATCCGATAGGGACCCTTGCGGGATCCGGACATCTATCCTGTCCCATGGACGAACTGATGGACGAGATGGCCCTGTCCATACAGTGGAGCAGAAAATCCGCCCCCGAGCTCAAAACGGTGCTGATAAGGGGGGACGTGTACCACGACGGCGGAGCCAACTGCGTCCAGGAACTGGCCTGTTCTATGGCTACCGGCATAGCCTACATAAGGGCTATGGTTATAAGGGGCATCGACGTAGACCATATCGCCTCCCAAATACGCTTCAGCTTCCCCGTCGGAGCCAACTTCTTCATGGAGATCGCCAAGCTCAGGGCGGCCAGAATGTTCTGGTCCAGGATAGTCCGCTCCTTCGGCGGTAAGGACGAATCGGCCAAGATCGACCTGTTCGCCTCCACGTCCCGGTTCACCCAGACCGTCTACGACCCCTACGTCAACGTCCTCAGAGGGACGACTCAGGCCTTCTCAGCCGTGATAGGAGGAGCCGATTCCCTATGGGTACGTCGCTTCGACGATCCGATCAGGACGGGGACGGAACAGTCCAGAAGAATATCGAGAAATATACAGGTTCTCCTTCAGAACGAGTTCAATCTCAGACAGCCGATAGACCCGGCCGGCGGATCTTGGTACGTCGAAAAACTAACGGACCAGGTCTATCGCAAAAGCTGGGAGTATATGCAGGAAATAGAGAGATCCGGAGGAATCCTGGAGGCGCTTCGCTCCGGCAAGGTTCAGGACAACGTGGCCGGAGTACTGAAATCCCGACTTGAAAAGCTGGACCGCCGATCCGATAGATCCGTAGGCACCAACGCCTACGCAAACGTCACAGAGAAGCCTCTGGACGAATCACCCCGATCCGATCGAGACGTGAGATCCGTCAGGAAGAAAGCTATCTCCGAATATCGGGAACTGACCGACGAGCTACATCGAGAGAAAACCCTGAGCGCCATCCTGGACAGCATCGGAGGAGAACCTGGGGCCTTCATGAAGGCCCTTATCGAGGCATTTATGGCGGGAGCCACTCTATCGGAGATACGACATATCCTGGACGACGGATTTCAAGGGGACATAAGGGTTCGGCCCATAGCCCCTCACAGATGGACGGAGAAATTCGAGAAACTTCGCCGTCGCACCGAGGACTTCGCCATCAGGAAAGGCGGTTTCAAAATATTTCTGGCCGGAATGGGTCCGCTCAAACAGCACAAGGCCCGGTCGGACTTCAGTGCGTCCTTCATGGAGGTGGCCAACTTCGAGGTCATAAGAAATGACGGATTCGACACCATCGAGGAGGCGGTCAGGACCGCATCCGAATCGGGTGCCGCGGTAACGGTGATATGCTCCAGCGACGAAAGCTACCCCGACCTGGTACCCCCTCTAGCCAAGGCTCTCAAGGAAAACAGGCCGGAGATGAAGGTCCTCCTGGCCGGAGCCCCCGCTCCGGAGTTCAAGGAAATCTACGAGAACTCCGGCGTAGACGACTTCATCCACGTCAGGGCCAACTGCTTCGAGATACTCGAATCGCTACAGAGAACCGGAGGAATGTTCCAATGA
- the scpA gene encoding methylmalonyl-CoA mutase: MTRAKPDFTEIPPVPSTDEKMSLPRWEENQDDLAKTMEQIDLKSLYRNEDIAKLRHLDFMAGVPPFLRGPYSTMYVTRPWTVRQYAGFSTAEESNAFYRRNLAAGQKGLSIAFDLATHRGYDSDHPRVMGDVGKAGVAVDSILDMEILFSEIPLDRMSVSMTMNGAVLPVMAFYILAAEEQGVDRSLLSGTIQNDILKEFMVRNTYIYPPDASMRIIGDIFSYTSRHMPKFNSISISGYHMQEAGATADIELGYTLADGLEYIRTGIDAGLDVDNFAPRLSFFWAIGKNYFMEIAKMRAARMLWAKIVKQFDPKKAKSMALRTHSQTSGWSLTAQDPFNNIARTCVEAMAAALGHTQSLHTNALDEAIALPTDFSARIARNTQLYIQDETSVCKVIDPWGGSYYVEALTDELIRRAWGHIQEVEELGGMSKAIDTGLPKMRIEEAAARRQAHIDSGKEKILGVNFHKLEKEDPIDILEVDNSAVRQAQIRRLEKLRSERDTDRVIKALDALTYSMETGEGNLLDLAVDAARARASLGEISDAVEKVCGRHKAVIRSISGIYSSEFADEDIIEEVRGMTADFERREGRRPRIMVAKMGQDGHDRGAKVVATAYADMGFDVDVGALFQTPAETAQEAVDNDVHIVGMSSLAAGHKTLLPQLIEELAKRGRDDIMVIAGGVIPAQDYEYLREHGAAAIYGPGTVIPAAAKEMLEILNRRLTDQELP, encoded by the coding sequence ATGACAAGAGCAAAACCGGACTTCACCGAGATACCCCCCGTTCCATCCACCGACGAAAAAATGTCCCTTCCGAGGTGGGAGGAGAACCAGGACGACCTCGCAAAGACCATGGAGCAGATAGACCTCAAATCCCTTTACAGAAACGAGGATATCGCGAAACTGAGACACCTGGACTTCATGGCCGGGGTTCCACCGTTCCTAAGGGGACCCTACTCCACCATGTACGTCACCAGACCTTGGACGGTCCGGCAGTACGCCGGATTCTCCACCGCCGAGGAGAGCAACGCCTTCTACAGAAGGAACCTTGCGGCTGGACAGAAGGGCCTGTCCATCGCATTCGATTTGGCCACCCACAGGGGTTACGACTCGGATCATCCCAGGGTAATGGGGGACGTCGGCAAGGCCGGAGTGGCGGTAGACTCCATACTGGACATGGAGATCCTATTCTCCGAGATCCCTCTGGACCGTATGTCGGTATCCATGACGATGAACGGGGCCGTCCTCCCTGTCATGGCCTTCTACATCCTTGCGGCGGAGGAACAGGGGGTAGACCGCTCCCTTCTGAGCGGAACCATCCAGAACGACATACTAAAGGAATTCATGGTCCGAAACACCTACATATACCCCCCTGACGCATCGATGAGGATCATAGGGGACATATTCTCCTACACATCCCGGCATATGCCCAAGTTCAACAGCATAAGTATATCGGGCTATCACATGCAGGAGGCTGGCGCCACAGCCGACATAGAGCTGGGCTACACCTTGGCCGACGGCCTGGAATACATCCGCACCGGCATAGATGCGGGACTGGACGTGGACAACTTCGCCCCGAGGCTCTCGTTTTTCTGGGCAATTGGGAAGAACTACTTCATGGAGATCGCCAAGATGAGGGCCGCAAGAATGCTCTGGGCAAAGATAGTAAAACAGTTCGATCCGAAAAAGGCCAAGTCCATGGCTCTCAGGACCCATTCCCAGACCTCGGGATGGAGCCTGACCGCCCAGGACCCATTCAACAACATCGCCAGAACCTGCGTGGAGGCCATGGCTGCGGCTCTGGGACACACCCAGTCGCTCCACACCAACGCCCTGGACGAGGCCATAGCTCTGCCAACCGACTTTTCCGCCCGAATAGCCAGAAACACCCAGCTCTATATCCAGGACGAGACCAGCGTATGCAAGGTAATAGACCCCTGGGGAGGCTCCTACTACGTAGAGGCCCTGACCGACGAGCTTATCCGCCGGGCCTGGGGACACATCCAGGAGGTGGAGGAACTAGGGGGCATGTCAAAGGCCATAGACACCGGTCTTCCAAAGATGAGGATCGAGGAGGCGGCGGCTAGACGGCAGGCCCACATAGATTCGGGCAAAGAAAAAATCCTGGGAGTGAACTTTCACAAATTGGAAAAGGAGGACCCCATAGACATCCTCGAGGTGGACAACTCGGCGGTCCGACAGGCCCAGATAAGGCGGCTGGAGAAGCTTCGCTCCGAGAGAGACACCGACCGGGTAATAAAGGCGTTGGACGCCCTTACCTACTCCATGGAGACCGGCGAGGGAAACCTGCTTGACCTGGCGGTCGACGCCGCCAGGGCGAGGGCCAGTCTGGGGGAGATTTCCGACGCCGTGGAAAAGGTCTGCGGAAGACATAAGGCGGTCATACGGTCCATCTCGGGAATCTACAGCAGCGAGTTCGCCGACGAGGATATCATAGAGGAAGTTCGCGGAATGACCGCCGACTTCGAGAGACGGGAGGGACGGAGGCCCAGGATAATGGTGGCCAAGATGGGCCAGGACGGACACGACCGAGGAGCCAAGGTGGTGGCAACCGCCTACGCCGACATGGGGTTCGACGTGGACGTCGGAGCCCTCTTCCAGACCCCGGCGGAGACTGCCCAGGAGGCTGTGGACAACGACGTCCACATAGTCGGCATGAGCTCCCTGGCGGCAGGGCACAAAACCCTTCTGCCCCAGCTCATAGAGGAGCTGGCGAAGAGAGGCAGAGACGATATAATGGTCATAGCCGGAGGAGTCATACCGGCCCAGGACTACGAATACCTGAGAGAGCACGGAGCTGCTGCGATATACGGTCCCGGAACGGTCATACCGGCGGCGGCCAAGGAAATGCTGGAAATCCTCAACCGTCGACTGACCGATCAGGAATTACCCTAG
- the meaB gene encoding methylmalonyl Co-A mutase-associated GTPase MeaB, protein MTYDTYRPDWVPQEGGSQFSCRVMTGVDGVKDGAAPTGTGKTPSRKKLTLDDYERGILAGDRMILSRGITLIESNASRHFDPAQELVQRILPNTGNAVRVGITGIPGVGKSTFIETLGCSLCERGHKVAVLAVDPSSSVSGGSILGDKTRMEKLTRETRAFIRPSPSSGTLGGVTRKSRETLLLCEAAGYDVILVETVGVGQSETTVRSMVDFFMVLVLTGAGDDLQGIKKGIIELADAIVVNKADGDNLRKALVTRADYEQILHYLRPATEGWTTGAYACSALTGDGIDDLWKLVTKFEKAMKESGFFQERRARQALQWMDTMVEEYIHHKISQDPSIAKKRDSIREMVIRGDSPPTVAAKAIIDALETTIFRR, encoded by the coding sequence ATGACCTACGATACCTACAGGCCCGACTGGGTCCCCCAAGAGGGGGGATCCCAGTTTTCCTGTCGGGTTATGACCGGGGTCGACGGAGTCAAGGATGGAGCCGCTCCCACCGGGACGGGGAAGACTCCATCCAGAAAAAAACTGACCTTGGACGACTACGAGAGGGGCATCCTCGCAGGAGACAGGATGATTCTCTCCAGAGGGATAACCCTCATAGAGAGCAACGCCTCCAGACACTTCGACCCGGCCCAGGAGCTCGTCCAGAGGATATTACCGAATACTGGAAACGCCGTCAGAGTAGGGATAACGGGGATTCCCGGAGTCGGGAAAAGCACCTTCATAGAGACCCTCGGCTGCTCACTCTGCGAGAGAGGACACAAGGTGGCGGTGCTTGCCGTTGACCCCAGCAGCTCCGTCTCGGGCGGAAGCATATTGGGAGACAAGACCAGGATGGAAAAACTGACTAGGGAAACCAGAGCCTTCATAAGGCCCTCTCCCTCCAGCGGAACCCTGGGAGGGGTCACCAGAAAGAGCCGGGAGACCCTGCTGCTTTGCGAGGCGGCGGGCTACGACGTCATACTGGTCGAAACGGTAGGGGTCGGCCAGAGCGAGACCACCGTTCGGTCCATGGTGGACTTCTTCATGGTACTGGTGTTGACCGGCGCGGGAGACGACCTTCAGGGAATAAAGAAAGGGATCATAGAGCTGGCCGACGCCATAGTGGTCAACAAAGCCGACGGAGACAACCTAAGAAAGGCCTTGGTCACAAGGGCGGACTACGAGCAGATACTTCACTATCTCCGTCCCGCAACGGAGGGATGGACCACCGGAGCCTACGCCTGCTCCGCCCTTACCGGCGACGGTATAGACGATCTATGGAAGCTCGTTACCAAGTTCGAGAAAGCGATGAAGGAATCGGGGTTCTTCCAAGAGAGGAGAGCCAGACAGGCCCTCCAATGGATGGACACCATGGTGGAAGAGTACATTCACCATAAAATCTCTCAGGATCCCTCCATAGCAAAGAAACGGGATTCAATCCGAGAGATGGTGATCCGTGGAGATTCGCCGCCCACAGTTGCAGCTAAGGCCATTATAGATGCCCTGGAGACGACTATTTTTCGACGATAA
- a CDS encoding sulfurtransferase TusA family protein: protein MKKIDCLGDFCPIPGMKAKVAMEKMRPGESVLLVSDHSCAPLNVKDIADEMGCSIELEEVVPGVFEITISKNCLSPHEA from the coding sequence TTGAAAAAAATCGACTGTCTAGGGGACTTTTGCCCCATACCTGGAATGAAAGCCAAGGTGGCAATGGAGAAGATGAGGCCGGGAGAGAGCGTCCTCCTTGTTTCAGACCATAGCTGCGCCCCATTGAACGTCAAGGATATCGCCGACGAGATGGGATGCTCTATCGAGCTGGAAGAGGTCGTACCTGGCGTTTTCGAGATCACCATCAGCAAAAACTGTCTTTCCCCTCATGAAGCATAA
- a CDS encoding LysR family transcriptional regulator, with protein sequence MNQSTIKYFLNIVEEKSISKAAQKLHMSQSALSQQLKQLEEEMDTLLLERSNHGISLTKSGDLFYCYAQIFEELYEKMRSEMELLKHRSISVIRVSSSTSICEYLVPCALTAYQRRNPSIRFNNICNYTEEVLEDVRNFRSDIGFISQEKGSDEDLFVHKLMDNRLAIISSPKNRAIEDIRSLCELANMNLLLCPKKSGLRGIIDKAFSDNGVSPEKLNVVMEMGSLEALKASVANDDGVSIVPYVTIKKELYLEMLKQHIIPDVDMSCPVSIVYHRSSLQMPELDSFIEFMLHEGKDSFC encoded by the coding sequence TTGAACCAGTCGACCATAAAGTATTTCCTTAATATAGTTGAGGAAAAGAGCATCTCCAAGGCCGCTCAAAAACTCCATATGAGTCAGTCGGCATTAAGTCAGCAGCTTAAACAGCTTGAGGAAGAGATGGATACATTGCTTTTAGAGAGGAGCAATCATGGTATCTCCCTGACTAAGTCGGGGGATCTCTTTTATTGCTATGCCCAGATATTCGAGGAGTTATACGAGAAGATGAGGTCCGAGATGGAGCTTCTGAAACATCGATCAATATCCGTTATCCGCGTGAGTTCGTCCACCAGCATCTGCGAGTATCTTGTACCCTGTGCCTTGACGGCTTACCAGAGGAGAAATCCCTCTATTAGGTTCAACAACATCTGTAACTATACCGAGGAGGTACTGGAGGACGTCAGAAATTTTCGGTCCGATATAGGGTTCATCTCCCAGGAGAAGGGGAGTGACGAGGACCTTTTTGTGCACAAGTTGATGGACAATAGGTTGGCGATAATAAGTTCTCCAAAAAATAGAGCGATCGAAGATATCCGATCGCTCTGCGAGCTCGCTAACATGAACCTATTGTTGTGTCCTAAGAAGTCCGGTCTTCGTGGAATAATAGATAAAGCTTTCTCCGATAACGGAGTGTCTCCGGAAAAACTGAACGTGGTAATGGAGATGGGCAGCTTAGAGGCATTGAAAGCATCTGTGGCGAACGATGATGGAGTTTCTATAGTTCCTTACGTTACAATTAAAAAAGAGCTTTATCTTGAGATGTTGAAACAACATATTATCCCGGATGTGGACATGAGCTGTCCCGTCTCGATAGTCTACCATCGGTCGTCTCTTCAGATGCCCGAGTTGGATTCTTTTATAGAGTTTATGCTTCATGAGGGGAAAGACAGTTTTTGCTGA
- a CDS encoding YeeE/YedE thiosulfate transporter family protein, which yields MTLRASRFCFTASMRDPVLTGGTNLTKAVIVAIALATVGFAAIQYKASVTGQPIPGNISPVGVHIAIGAFMFGIGMVIAGGCASGTLMRVGEGFSMQWLSLVFFIVGSVWGARDFNYWKPTFIDGSVKIFLPDVLGWFPALVVQFGLLMGLFILADWFSNRKSLEK from the coding sequence TTGACCCTAAGAGCCTCTCGTTTCTGTTTCACCGCTTCAATGAGGGATCCGGTTCTTACAGGTGGAACGAACCTAACCAAGGCGGTGATAGTCGCCATCGCACTGGCCACTGTAGGATTTGCGGCTATTCAGTACAAAGCCAGCGTAACTGGGCAACCCATTCCCGGGAACATCTCTCCTGTGGGAGTTCACATAGCCATCGGAGCGTTTATGTTCGGGATAGGCATGGTCATAGCAGGAGGCTGCGCTTCAGGAACCCTGATGAGAGTAGGAGAAGGCTTTTCTATGCAGTGGCTCTCACTGGTCTTCTTCATCGTCGGCTCTGTATGGGGAGCTCGTGACTTCAATTACTGGAAACCGACATTTATCGATGGAAGCGTAAAGATATTTCTTCCCGACGTACTAGGATGGTTCCCTGCTTTGGTCGTTCAATTTGGCCTTCTGATGGGGCTTTTCATCCTGGCAGACTGGTTTAGCAACAGAAAAAGCCTAGAAAAATAA